A single window of Gammaproteobacteria bacterium DNA harbors:
- the topA gene encoding DNA topoisomerase 1 gives MDKNLVIVESPAKAKTIKKYLGPGFEVMASYGHVRDLLPKSGAVDTENGFFMKYELIERNKKHVDAIAKAARESNAIYLATDPDREGEAISWHIYEILRERHLLKDKTIQRVVFHEITQRAVSEAVAKPRDLSMDLINSQQARRALDYLVGFNLSPLLWKKIRGRLSAGRVQSPALRLIVERENEVEQFKPREYWTIEADCTKVRATFVAKLNQYQGEKVVQFTVTQGEEAHAIRDALLERAAGKLKVARVEKKSRKRNPAAPFITSTLQQEAARKLGFTASRTMIVAQQLYEGIDIGGGAVGLITYMRTDSTNLAAEAIESLRAFITARYGADKLPDKPRVYRTTAKNAQEAHEAIRPTDVNHHPEKIQGILKPEQWKLYDLIWKRTVACQMIPAVLNTVAVDLAPGASSDDLFRATGSTVADPGYMAVYQEGVDDTTEEGESVLPPMKVGELIDLREIRAEQHFTEPPPRYTEATLVKSLEELGIGRPSTYASIIATLQQREYVVLESKRFTPTDVGKVVSRFLTEHFTRYVDYGFTAALEDELDAVSRGEKDWVPVMDAFWEPFHTLVKFKEKNVDRKDVTHEALDEACPKCGKPLSIRLGRRGRFIGCTMYPECDYARNLGENGDESIEPEVVEGRTCPECDSPLHIKRGRYGRFIGCSHYPKCKFIEPLEKPRDTHISCPKCHKGTLLQRKSRFGKVFFSCATYPTCDYAVWNEPVAEPCPKCNWPLLTIKITKRRGTEKVCPCKECGYAIAMATE, from the coding sequence TCTGCCCAAAAGCGGAGCGGTTGACACGGAAAATGGATTTTTCATGAAATACGAACTTATTGAGCGCAATAAGAAACATGTAGATGCCATTGCCAAGGCCGCCCGCGAATCGAATGCGATCTACCTCGCTACCGACCCTGACCGTGAGGGAGAGGCTATTTCCTGGCACATCTACGAAATCCTGAGGGAGCGTCACCTGCTCAAGGATAAAACGATACAACGGGTAGTCTTCCACGAAATTACCCAACGCGCCGTTAGCGAAGCCGTCGCCAAGCCCCGCGACCTTTCCATGGACTTGATTAATTCTCAGCAGGCGCGCCGCGCTCTGGATTATCTGGTGGGATTCAATCTTTCCCCACTGCTGTGGAAAAAGATTCGCGGTCGACTCTCCGCAGGCCGGGTTCAGAGTCCCGCGTTGCGTCTCATCGTCGAACGTGAAAACGAGGTCGAACAATTCAAGCCACGCGAATATTGGACCATTGAGGCCGACTGCACCAAGGTACGCGCCACCTTTGTCGCCAAACTCAACCAGTATCAAGGTGAGAAAGTTGTCCAATTCACCGTCACGCAAGGCGAGGAGGCCCACGCTATTCGTGACGCGTTACTGGAGCGCGCCGCAGGAAAGCTCAAGGTCGCACGCGTAGAAAAGAAAAGCCGGAAACGTAATCCCGCCGCGCCTTTTATCACCTCAACTCTCCAGCAAGAAGCTGCGCGCAAACTCGGCTTTACCGCCAGTCGTACCATGATCGTGGCCCAACAACTCTACGAAGGTATCGATATCGGCGGGGGGGCGGTCGGTCTGATCACCTACATGCGTACCGATTCCACCAATCTTGCCGCCGAGGCAATCGAGAGTCTGCGTGCCTTTATCACGGCGCGCTATGGTGCGGATAAACTTCCTGATAAGCCACGCGTCTACCGTACCACCGCCAAAAATGCCCAAGAGGCCCACGAGGCTATCCGCCCCACGGATGTTAACCACCACCCGGAAAAGATCCAAGGGATCCTCAAACCCGAGCAGTGGAAACTCTATGATCTGATCTGGAAACGTACCGTAGCCTGTCAGATGATCCCCGCCGTTCTCAACACAGTAGCCGTCGATTTAGCCCCAGGGGCGAGCAGCGATGATCTATTCCGCGCTACCGGTTCGACGGTTGCCGACCCTGGATATATGGCAGTCTATCAAGAAGGGGTGGACGATACTACGGAAGAAGGCGAATCCGTACTACCGCCCATGAAGGTGGGAGAATTAATTGACCTACGTGAAATTCGTGCTGAACAGCACTTTACCGAGCCACCGCCGCGTTACACCGAGGCAACCCTGGTCAAATCTCTGGAAGAACTCGGCATCGGTCGGCCGTCGACCTATGCCTCTATTATCGCCACCCTTCAACAACGCGAATACGTGGTACTGGAAAGCAAACGTTTTACTCCTACAGATGTTGGCAAAGTCGTCAGCCGTTTCCTGACCGAACACTTTACCCGTTATGTGGATTACGGTTTCACGGCCGCACTCGAAGATGAATTAGATGCGGTCTCCCGTGGTGAAAAGGATTGGGTGCCGGTAATGGATGCGTTTTGGGAACCGTTCCATACCCTGGTGAAGTTTAAAGAGAAAAACGTCGACCGCAAGGATGTCACCCACGAGGCATTGGATGAGGCCTGCCCCAAATGCGGCAAACCCCTCTCGATTCGTCTGGGGCGGCGTGGGCGTTTCATCGGCTGCACCATGTATCCAGAATGCGATTACGCCCGCAACCTAGGCGAAAATGGCGATGAGAGTATCGAACCGGAGGTTGTCGAGGGACGCACCTGCCCCGAATGCGATTCACCACTTCATATCAAACGCGGGCGCTATGGGCGATTTATCGGTTGCAGCCACTATCCAAAGTGCAAATTTATAGAACCTCTGGAAAAACCTCGCGATACCCACATCTCGTGCCCAAAATGTCACAAGGGTACCCTGCTGCAACGCAAATCTCGTTTCGGCAAGGTCTTTTTCTCTTGTGCCACCTACCCCACCTGTGATTATGCGGTGTGGAATGAACCCGTTGCCGAACCTTGCCCAAAATGCAATTGGCCATTACTCACGATTAAGATCACCAAGCGTCGCGGTACCGAGAAAGTGTGTCCATGCAAGGAATGCGGATATGCCATCGCTATGGCTACGGAGTGA
- a CDS encoding DUF2892 domain-containing protein: MSKNIGSIDRILRIVAGIILIALVFVGPQTPWGWIGVVPFVTALLSWCPLYTLLHIKT; the protein is encoded by the coding sequence ATGTCCAAGAATATCGGTAGTATCGATCGCATCCTGCGCATCGTGGCGGGCATCATCTTGATCGCACTGGTCTTTGTGGGTCCGCAGACGCCATGGGGCTGGATCGGCGTGGTGCCTTTCGTCACTGCGCTCCTCAGCTGGTGCCCACTGTACACTCTCCTCCACATTAAAACCTAA